From the Musa acuminata AAA Group cultivar baxijiao chromosome BXJ1-2, Cavendish_Baxijiao_AAA, whole genome shotgun sequence genome, one window contains:
- the LOC104000268 gene encoding hydroxyproline O-galactosyltransferase GALT2: MRGRSTESSGTRRWRLSHALLAIALIYLVFISFKFHHFLEIANALSGDDSFSGLDRPVNDLTSHHLHLGHTTPVLVHHDTFHRKLEDSRNLPPALQKEQPSLRFAPIKPFRRWFGRKSGGNLTQLEAMVDEAWTLGQKAWDDVESYDPVNNKDELPVTGGKPESCPSSQAKSSAEMSSDGELLLFLPCGLTAGSSITVVGKPQEAHEEYVSQLARMRHGNGTVWVSQFMVELQGLRVVDGEDPPKILHLNPRLTGDWSKRPILELNSCYRMQWGTAIRCDGLPSGDDDDTVDGFRKCEKWARSDMIDTKESKTTSWLRRFIGRAKKPEMTWSFPFVEGRLFVLTMQAGVEGYHIFVGGRHVASFPYRPGFTLEDATGFAIKGDVDVHSVYATSLPTSHPSISLDRVLEMSENWKSRPLLESPIDLFIGIISASNHFAERMAIRKTWMQSSQIKSSIVVARFFVALNPRKEVNALLKKEAEYFGDIVILPFMDHYELVVLKTIAICNYGVHNLTTPYIMKGDDDTFIRIDVVLKEIKRISQKRPLYMGNLNLLHRPLRSGKWAVSYEEWPEYVYPPYANGPGYIISRDIARFIGSLYANQSLRLFKMEDVSMGMWVEQFNASIPVQYSHSWKFCQYGCMLNYYTAHYQSPRQMLCLWDKLAGGRAQCCNFR, from the exons ATGAGGGGCAGAAGCACTGAATCCTCTGGGACGAGGAGGTGGAGGCTCTCTCATGCTCTCCTGGCAATTGCATTGATCTACTTGGTCTTTATTTCTTTTAAGTTCCACCATTTTCTTGAGATCGCCAATGCATTGAGCGGCGACGACAGCTTCTCCGGCCTCGACCGGCCAGTCAACGACCTTACCTCCCACCACCTCCACCTTGGCCATACGACTCCTGTCTTGGTCCACCATGATACCTTCCACCGGAAACTGGAGGACAGCCGGAACCTCCCTCCTGCCCTTCAAAAGGAGCAGCCTTCCCTCAGATTTGCACCGATTAAGCCTTTCCGGCGCTGGTTCGGTCGTAAATCTGGAGGTAACTTGACGCAGCTGGAGGCGATGGTCGACGAGGCATGGACGCTAGGCCAGAAGGCTTGGGATGATGTGGAGAGTTATGACCCTGTGAACAACAAGGATGAACTACCTGTCACAGGAGGAAAGCCTGAGTCTTGCCCTTCATCGCAGGCGAAGAGTTCAGCTGAAATGAGCTCTGATGGGGAGCTCCTCCTGTTTCTTCCATGTGGCCTCACCGCAGGCTCTTCGATTACAGTTGTTGGCAAGCCTCAGGAGGCCCATGAGGAGTATGTGTCCCAGCTGGCAAGGATGAGGCATGGGAATGGAACTGTCTGGGTCTCACAGTTCATGGTTGAACTTCAGGGATTGAGGGTGGTGGATGGGGAGGACCCACCAAAGATCCTGCATTTGAATCCAAGGCTCACAGGGGACTGGAGCAAGAGACCTATTCTTGAGCTTAATTCATGTTACAGGATGCAATGGGGCACAGCAATAAGGTGTGATGGCTTGCCTTCAGGAGATGATGATGACACAG TTGATGGGTTCAGAAAATGTGAGAAATGGGCTCGTAGCGATATGATAGACACAAAAGAATCTAAAACTACTTCATGGCTGAGGAGGTTTATAGGTCGCGCAAAGAAGCCAGAAATGACATGGTCTTTTCCATTTGTGGAAGGAAGACTGTTTGTCTTAACAATGCAAGCTGGTGTTGAAGGTTATCATATTTTTGTTGGAGGACGACATGTAGCTTCATTTCCATATCGACCG GGATTCACTCTTGAAGATGCAACTGGATTCGCAATAAAAGGAGATGTTGATGTACACTCGGTGTATGCCACTTCGCTTCCCACGTCTCATCCCAGTATTTCACTTGATCGTGTCTTGGAAATGTCAGAGAATTGGAAGTCTCGTCCTTTGCTTGAAAGTCCAATTGATCTTTTTATTGGAATTATTTCTGCTTCAAATCATTTTGCTGAGCGCATGGCTATTAGAAAAACATGGATGCAATCTTCTCAAATCAAGTCATCTATTGTGGTGGCTCGCTTCTTTGTTGCACTG AACCCAAGGAAGGAGGTAAATGCTCTGCTAAAGAAAGAAGCAGAATATTTTGGAGATATTGTCATTTTGCCATTTATGGATCATTATGAGCTGGTGGTTCTCAAGACAATTGCTATTTGCAACTATGGG GTTCATAACTTAACCACTCCATACATTATGAAGGGTGATGATGATACTTTCATACGGATAGATGTTGTGTTAAAGGAAATAAAGCGGATCTCTCAGAAAAGACCATTGTATATGGGGAACCTTAATCTCTTGCATAGGCCTCTCAGAAGTGGAAAATGGGCTGTTTCATACGAG GAGTGGCCAGAGTACGTATACCCGCCCTATGCTAATGGGCCTGGCTACATAATTTCGAGAGACATCGCAAGGTTCATTGGTTCCCTTTATGCCAATCAAAGCCTAAGG CTATTCAAGATGGAGGATGTAAGTATGGGCATGTGGGTTGAACAGTTCAATGCTTCTATACCAGTACAATACTCTCATAGTTGGAAGTTCTGCCAGTATGGATGTATGCTGAACTATTACACTGCTCATTATCAATCTCCTAGGCAAATGCTTTGCCTTTGGGACAAACTGGCTGGGGGGCGAGCCCAATGTTGCAACTTTAGATGA